Proteins found in one Macaca nemestrina isolate mMacNem1 chromosome 4, mMacNem.hap1, whole genome shotgun sequence genomic segment:
- the LLCFC1 gene encoding sperm-egg fusion protein LLCFC1 — translation MPPLASQLCRAAFLVPILLLLQVKPLNGSSGPKDGSQTEKTPSADQNQEQFEEHFVASSVGEMWQVVDMAQQEEDKSSKTSSIHKPSFHLGFCFSLASVMIFLGGPLRPTFLNIHLYFMLTY, via the exons ATGCCTCCCCTGGCCTCCCAGCTCTGCAGGGCAGCGTTCCTGGTTCCCATCTTGCTGCTGCTGCAGGTGAAGCCTCTGAATGGGAGCTCAGGCCCCAAAGATGGGAGCCAGACAGAGAAAACGCCCTCTGCAG ACCAGAATCAAGAACAGTTCGAAGAGCACTTTGTGGCCTCCTCAGTGGGTGAGATGTGGCAGGTGGTGGACATGGCCCAGCAAGAAGAAGACAAGTCGTCCAAGACGTCATCTATTCACAAGCCCTCTTTCCACCTCGGTTTCTGCTTTAGTTTGGCCAGTGTCATGATTTTCTTAGGAGGGCCATTGAGGCCGACATTCCTAAATATCCATCTCTACTTCATGCTCACTTACTGA